The following DNA comes from Pleuronectes platessa chromosome 9, fPlePla1.1, whole genome shotgun sequence.
GTTGCACTTTGGCCTTTTTGAATTAAATGTCCTTACTTGTATAAAATACAGAGCTGAATTTAAACTGGAAacttttaaaccttttttctgtCATTGTCACATCTCGGACTGTTCCATGAAAATCTGTACTTGATTCAAACAAAAAAGCATATGAACCATTTTCCACAGAGCAAAACTTTCCCACTAACAAGACTTTGTATCCATTGGTTCAAGTGGTCTTGATTCTGTATAATTGCATCATTTGATAACTCGTGTATTGTCTTGTCTACCCGGTTGGCCCATGCACAAGACACAACCCTGATTAGATAACTCTTTGTAAAGTTTGATTGAACTAATGAAAAGAAGCGTCACAAATGCAACACACATTTCTAGTTTGTATTAcgtttttcatttcaaaatggcTCCACTTCTCTGTGTGATCAGCCAAGTGGAGTCCTTGGGGTCGGTGGGGGTCGTGTTCCGTTACCTGTGGTGGAGGTCGCAGGATCAGGAGGAGGACCTGTGACAGGAGCTCGGTGACGGTGCAGTGTACTGGACGGCCTGTCGATGCACAGAAATGCGGGAAGAGTCCATGCCCAGGTTGGATGTAGTGCACTATAcaaatgtgttcatttctttTGATGGTGTGTTTATCCCTTTATGCTCACATCTGATTTTTCTACCAACAGCCAAATGTCAGCTTGTGTGCACCGGCGGTCGTCCCAGCGAAGACTGCAGCCGCTGTGTGTGCGCCGGCCACGTGCTACATGGAGAAGTCCACACTGTGACAGGTGCCCCTGTGGCAGGAGTGTACGTGGCACTTGCCAGCCAGCCCAAGGCTGTCCTCGCTCGCACTGACACCAAAGGTCAATTCAAGCTGGAAGGagtctgctcctccagctccaccttgATCGCCATCAGCAAGGAGAAGTTTGTTCCGATCACCATCTCCACCATCAGTAACACCACAGGGTTATCTCAGGTCCGGGCAGTCCTTAAATCAGCTGGTATGTTGGTTTATTATTGGATGAGCTATTATTGTATGAAAAtggttttgatttaatttgattcagattcaaattcttATTATTAGGATTCCAGACAGCTGGTGAATCTTAGAACTAAATTGATAAAaccataaaataaacattttggcCTATTTTAAGATTCACCCTGTCTGGATCACATGAAACGTTGCATGGAAACCAAATAAATATAGACCTGTGCtgcttttaaaatcattttctggTAAGCAGAGACCATGTGACAATAAATTGTAATGTTTGACTGAGTTTTATGAGGCCCCATTCCTCTGGAGCTGTCACAATGAGGTCTTGAGGGTTCGCTCCGTTTCTGCTTTCCACAGAGAAGCCGTACATTGTGAAGCACCCAGAGGACAAAGTGCGTTACGAGGGAGGACGGGTGATGTTTTGCTGCAAGGCAACAGGATCCCCACTACCTGACAAATACTACTGGTGAGATGAATAACTTGGTCGGCACATTATTCATCACAGCTCAGACTTAGCTGGAATCAGAGAGATCGCTTCACCATATGGTGGAATTTGTATgagaagaaatataaaataaaactccCTCATTcagacataattttttttttttattattaaagcaGTTACTTGAAACTCTGTTTTGGTGTCCAGGAAGTCCAGGAAAACAGCTGTCTCTCTAGCTGCTCTGaatattttactttatcttaCTACTTTGCTTTAGTAGCTGACTCCCTTTGGCTATTTCGATCTATCGAAGCCTTTTCCTGAAAGCTGCCTGGTGTGActggaaatacattttataaatttaaggtgaattcattttttatgttagtttaattcattttatcaTTGGTCTTATTCATTAAATAATTGGCTTTTggatttataattttattgtttctaAGGGATCAGAATTTACTATGTGTTTCATATGTATTTACGAGGGATGACAAattcaaattaacttttttgATATGGCAATAAATTTATATTCCTGAATTTATGAAGAGATGTGCTGTATTTATACTTTGATTGCTCTGTAAAGTAAAGGAGAACAGTTGATAGAGTAACCCCCTTTCACATTAAAGCTTGTTATCTGGTTTATTGGTAATAAATATGAAActacaatattaaaacaatttgaatATATTACATTTCTAAATACAGGTTGTGTAAAATACatacatttcttctttttttgtatatatcgATGTACATATCTACGAATTCTATaacatattatttttctttaatgtcAATGATTTCCAAGGTACCACAACGGGACTTTGCTGGACAGGAAGGTGTACAAGTACGAGGAGGACCTTGTGCTGCGAGACCTGAGGATGCAGCAGTCGGGACAGTATTACTGTAAAACCAGCAGCGCTGCAGGCAGCATCAAGTCCACTCCAGCCTCCCTCACTGTGATTGGTATGTCAAATCTAGCACTTCTTCTTTAGAGACCTAACAGAAAGTGGAAGATGCAAAGTGCAGGAAAGGATCTACCACAACAATCTGCTGGTTTCGCGGCAGCTGAGACGACTTATGCTCATGCTCTAAACTAAgttcaaaaatatacaaaaacaccCTTGTAGtaaatgtcacagtgatgtaATTCATCATAGTCAGCCAAGAGAGAAAATTATTTACTATGATGACAGCGAGCAGCACAAAGGGATTATAGATTCGGATGGCTGCTATCCCCGTGGATTTGACAATGACGTATTGAGCCAAAGTTCTACACAGATTCAAGTGAAACCGCTGACAAATAGCTAGCAACCGCAATTCATTTCACCGTATAAAGAGCAGCTACCTCTGAGATTGAAACCAGTCTTTAAGAGGAATGTCAGCGCTGAGCTTCAACTAAGTCAACCGTGAACCATGTCCATGCATTAAGAGGATTCAGACAAAACCACAGTGTCCCACAACTGAGGCGGAGAGAAAAGTCAGTTAATAGATtggggaaaagaaaacacattacaagcaaagaaaattggaaaagaAAAACTTCAGGCAGGACATGGAGGAGAATGTTTTCATGCTGTTTACAATGGCTGAAGCTATGGTCTGTCCAAACAAGGATTCTAAATTGTGCAGGATTGCTCTGGACACTGAAACCATACACCCAATTTCTCTTGAATACCCAGTGTTGAGGTTTATTCTAAGAATTCGAATTATAAAAGAAGTTTTCCACCGCTTTCACATCCGTGTGGAAAGGTTGCACGTTGCATATATCCTCCAGATGCTGGTTGGCTATGACACCAAAtaacaaattgtgtttttgtgtaggaATGTTAGAGTAATCAACTCTGCACATATGGTGATTATGGCAGCAGAGACTATACTGCAGGACAACACCTGTGTCTCAGGATTACAAAATGTCTCACCTCATCACCACATATACTTTGTGTATCAGTTTACATTAAACAGAAGAGAACAGAAGAGAAATTTGTCTTGATTCACACAATTTATTCATCAAAAGATGGAAAACTTTATCGGTAAAGCCATCAGCATTGTAATGATATTTCATATGCACAAAACTGCTCCATGTGACTGCCATTATCTATGTACTGGGAAGATGGGGGGCTTACTAAGAAATGTAAAGCTTTGTCTTCAACACAGCTCGTCTGTTTTTATTAGCAAACCTGTGGCAAAGTGACCACTCACAACAGTCATTTGTGGATTTTTCATGTATATCGGATAACCAatctatatataaaatatttggtATGTATCATATTAACACTAGCCTGATGTTATGTATCATTTAACTCACAGAAAAAGGAACGCCAGCATGCAATTCCACCCCCGAGATGCACCTCATTCGACTGCCGGGGGACTGTGTTCAACCTGGGACTGACTCCAGGCTCTACAATGCTGGCCGCTGCCCCCACAACAAATGTGCTGGCTCTCTAGACTTTGATACACGCTGCAGAGATGCTGCCGGATTCTGCTGCGGGGCCCAAAATATGGACAGTCGAATCATCGACTGTGGGAGCTACAGCCTCCCGATCCGGGCTGTGACACAGTGTGGCTGTCAGAAGTGCTTGCAGCCAACTGTGCTAGTTCGAGGCAGAGTAGTCACAGCTGACAACGATGAGCCTCTGCGCTTTGGACACATCTTTATCGGCAAAGAGAGGGTGGGCACCACTGGATATCAAGGAGGCTTCACACTACAGATTACCCCTGATACACAGAGATTAGTGGTAAATTTTGTTGACCCCAGTGAGAAGTTTCTTGACACCCCTAAGGTATTTATCTTGGATAAGAAAGGTGGATCAATCTACCATAATGTGAAGGTAATGAGAAAGAAGATACCGATTGATATCAATGCAGGGGAGACCAACTCTATAAACCTAGGAGAAATTCAAGGGGAAGACCCCATAGGACAGCTGGTGATTCCTCCCAATTCCTTTCATAAGGACAATGGAGACATCTATGAGGGGACTGTAAAAGCCAGCGTCACATTCATCGACCCTCGAAACATCACTACTGCTGCTGCGGCACCCGGCGATCTGAACTTTGTGGACGATGAGGGGGACATGCTCCCTTTGAGGACCTATGGCATGTTCGCTGTGGACTTCAGAGATGAAACCAACAAGGAAGTACTCGGAACTGGAGCAGTTCAAGTCCTCCTGGACACACAGCATGTCAAAATGCAGGAGCATATTTCCAAAATGAAACTGTGGTCTTTAAACCCAGACACGGGAGtctgggaggaggagagcgactTTTCGTACACCCAAACTACTGGTGGTCATGGGCGCAGCAAACGAGAGGAGCGCACGTTCCTGATAGGCAACATGGAGATCCGAGAACGTAGACTCTTCAACTTAGATGTGCCTGAAAACAGACGCTGCTATGTGAAAGTGCGGGCCTACATGAGTGATAAGTTTCTTCCGACTGAACAGCTGGAAGGTGTTGTGATTACTTTGATAAACCTAGAGCCTAAGCCTGGATATTCATCTAATCCTAGGGCATGGGGCCGCTTTGACAGTGTCATAACTGGATCTAACGGGGCCTGTTTACCAGCTTTCTGTGACGCCCAGAGGCCTGATGCCTACACAGCATATGTTACTGCGATGATGGGTGGGGAAGAACTCGAGGCAGCTCCCTCCTCCCCCAAGATGAATCCAAACATCATCGGAGTgtctcagccatatctggataAAATAGACTACCAGCGTTCAGACCATGAGGATCCAGCTCTGAAGAAAACATCCTTCAAAATCAACTTGGCAAAGCCTAATCAAAACAATTTTGATGAGACCAACGGGCCAATATATCCATACAAGAATTTATTAGGTTGTGAAAATTCCCCTGTGGATGCGAATCACTTCCGATTCTTCAGAGTGGAAAAGGACAAGTACGAATACAACGTTGTTCCTTTTGAAGAGAATGATTTGACAACCTGGACTGGAGACTACCTTTCCTGGTGGCCAAATCCCCAGGAGTTCAGAGCCTGCTACATCAAGGTTAAGATCCATGGACAGAAGGAAGTGATGGTCAGGTCACAGAACCTGGGAGGGACGCACAGAGAAACCAAGGGCAAACTCTACGGTATTAGAGACATTCGCAGCACCCGGGACATGCGAGAGGCCAACACCTCTGCAGCCTGTGTGGAGTTCAAATGCAGCGGCATGTTGTTTGATCAAGCTGAGGTGGACAGATCCCTCATAAAGCTCCTTCCACAAGGTAACTGTCGCAGGATTAGCACCAACAACCTCATACAAGAGTATCTCATCAAACATTCACCAGTCGCTCAAAACAACGACTCCCATGCTTTCACCATGCTCGCTCCTGTTGATCCTCTGGGACACAACTATGGGATCTACACAGTCACAGACCAGAATCCCAGGGTGGCCAAGGAGATCGCTATTGGGCGCTGCTTCGACGGCACCTCAGATGGTTTCTCCAGGGAGATGAAGACGGACTCTGGAGTGGCGCTGACCTTCAGCTGCCCTGAGAGGAAAATTAACAGGGAGAGCCTCTTCCAGCGCCTGCAGACCAATCCGGGTCAGACACTGTCTCAAATG
Coding sequences within:
- the cilp2 gene encoding cartilage intermediate layer protein 1; its protein translation is MLELKKVALLLCVLASAALGQGAVRSRSQSDRSRRVAFNPFTDSQTAGVTEWTSWFNIDHPGGNGDYERLEAIRFYYRERVCARPMAMEARTTDWVAAADTGEVVHSSLEKGFWCINKEQPQGRICSNYHVRFQCPPVQSYWTNWSEWGPCSTTACNDVGIQVRQRKCISAQPMPLLLVPACQGYHSERQECSTPPCTAKWSPWGRWGSCSVTCGGGRRIRRRTCDRSSVTVQCTGRPVDAQKCGKSPCPAKCQLVCTGGRPSEDCSRCVCAGHVLHGEVHTVTGAPVAGVYVALASQPKAVLARTDTKGQFKLEGVCSSSSTLIAISKEKFVPITISTISNTTGLSQVRAVLKSAEKPYIVKHPEDKVRYEGGRVMFCCKATGSPLPDKYYWYHNGTLLDRKVYKYEEDLVLRDLRMQQSGQYYCKTSSAAGSIKSTPASLTVIEKGTPACNSTPEMHLIRLPGDCVQPGTDSRLYNAGRCPHNKCAGSLDFDTRCRDAAGFCCGAQNMDSRIIDCGSYSLPIRAVTQCGCQKCLQPTVLVRGRVVTADNDEPLRFGHIFIGKERVGTTGYQGGFTLQITPDTQRLVVNFVDPSEKFLDTPKVFILDKKGGSIYHNVKVMRKKIPIDINAGETNSINLGEIQGEDPIGQLVIPPNSFHKDNGDIYEGTVKASVTFIDPRNITTAAAAPGDLNFVDDEGDMLPLRTYGMFAVDFRDETNKEVLGTGAVQVLLDTQHVKMQEHISKMKLWSLNPDTGVWEEESDFSYTQTTGGHGRSKREERTFLIGNMEIRERRLFNLDVPENRRCYVKVRAYMSDKFLPTEQLEGVVITLINLEPKPGYSSNPRAWGRFDSVITGSNGACLPAFCDAQRPDAYTAYVTAMMGGEELEAAPSSPKMNPNIIGVSQPYLDKIDYQRSDHEDPALKKTSFKINLAKPNQNNFDETNGPIYPYKNLLGCENSPVDANHFRFFRVEKDKYEYNVVPFEENDLTTWTGDYLSWWPNPQEFRACYIKVKIHGQKEVMVRSQNLGGTHRETKGKLYGIRDIRSTRDMREANTSAACVEFKCSGMLFDQAEVDRSLIKLLPQGNCRRISTNNLIQEYLIKHSPVAQNNDSHAFTMLAPVDPLGHNYGIYTVTDQNPRVAKEIAIGRCFDGTSDGFSREMKTDSGVALTFSCPERKINRESLFQRLQTNPGQTLSQMARDMRESEGLQVQRSSTQVVAYPSEQRMGTQGRRFSSTSRRRMPMRTQQRQ